A portion of the Hydractinia symbiolongicarpus strain clone_291-10 chromosome 10, HSymV2.1, whole genome shotgun sequence genome contains these proteins:
- the LOC130612559 gene encoding uncharacterized protein LOC130612559, which produces MESELHNLTMSHGISSGDQAQASSSSCGRKLSYPPEIDEQLVHWVKTEQNAGVVMSPDMLRREALRLIQPYCFEFKASTGWLDKFLTRHKLVLHSNNHRSNGNVYPQKDANTEELKEATTQPLPKLLPVSEVDTVSSALNTSLQNEDDLDDDDDDDENENKKEEGGSQKPVNPERLKAFNMFVRLFIDENLDRLVPISKQPKEKINAIIMSCQRQFPEFSDRARKRIRTYLKSCRRSTRLREPSSKPSMTHIPASQLTEVNNILAQACENETQEVAKRQRVELPDGSTAYHAKTLTVNEHPTQQRKLSAKVAELQKAALSKSRMQKEVPVFPAFLPSSLRSPVLKLSQTEVTAVRSLIDGYRQSASFLHRSADELERLLKHCEAYTDEGGEESSVNTENKVKVDKVEKRPNAKVTNEIEKPVEAVAEIQIPKSVETIEKRSTMDEQLTINVQMNAVVKKEVDLKREEIELQSAPELLHLHTSSAQIPERVHSPVINTQRSPLHTQQYQVLQSPNVHKQLLTPHSHGVRPSSVHQHSTHSSTLSQQQQQQQQERSIVLTHAGHNPNRNPSPSQSLHTQKMSRNTSPSPTAHSQQASHNHSPSQIIHSQQMSHIPSSQGNISQMYTVRQNQQPTRHLSQQQRQSHSLSASHHQLSPHHQPVFNFDSSAQQLLDVRQQQHIHQRLSPHPMNYHALISPVSSPHLHDIPRQPHLQEISRQTHLQDLNRQPHMQDLSRRSHSEYGMVYDPHQAH; this is translated from the exons ATGGAATCTGAACTTCACAATCTTACAATGTCACATGGCATTAGCAGTGGTGACCAAG CACAAGCTTCCTCATCATCATGTGGTCGAAAACTTTCATACCCACCCGAAATAGATGAGCAGCTGGTACATTGGGTAAAAACTGAACAAAATGCTGGTGTAGTTATGTCGCCTGATATGTTACGTCGTGAAGCCCTCAGATTGATTCAACCATATTGTTTTGAATTCAAGGCCTCGACTGGATGGCTGGACAAGTTTCTCACCCGACATAAATTAGTATTACATTCTAACAATCACAGATCTAATGGAAATG TGTATCCACaaaaagatgcaaatactgaggAATTAAAA GAAGCTACAACTCAACCTCTTCCAAAGCTTTTGCCAGTATCCGAAGTGGATACTGTGTCAAGTGCTTTAAACACCAGCCTCCAAAACGAGGATGATCtcgatgatgatgacgatgatgatgaaaaCGAAAACAAGAAAGAGGAAGGAGGATCACAAAAACCTGTCAATCCGGAGCGTCTAAAAGCTTTTAAT ATGTTTGTTCGATTATTTATTGATGAAAATCTTGACAGACTTGTTCCCATCTCCAAGCAGCCCAAAGAGAAAATTAATGCAATTATAATGTCCTGccagagacagtttccagagTTCAGTGATCGTGCAAGGAAGAGAATCAGAACGTACTTGAAGTCTTGCCGTAGATCGACACGTTTAAGAGAACCTTCAAGTAAACCTTCG atgACGCATATACCTGCTTCTCAATTGACTGAAGTCAAT AATATTTTGGCACAAGCTTGTGAAAACGAAACACAAGAAGTGGCGAAACGTCAAAGAGTGGAACTACCTGATGGTTCAACCGCTTATCATGCGAAAACACTAACAGTGAATGAACATCCAACTCAACAACGTAAACTCTCTGCAAAAGTAGCAGAACTGCAGAAGGCTGCTTTAAGTAAATCTCGAATGCAAAAAG AAGTACCTGTATTTCCAGCTTTTCTTCCATCCAGTTTAAGATCACCTGTCTTAAAGCTTTCGCAAACAGAAGTTACTGCAGTGAGAAGTCTGATCGATGGTTATCGGCAATCAGCATCGTTTTTACACCGTTCTGCGGATGAACTTGAAcgcttgttaaaacactgtgAAGCGTACACTGATGAAGGTGGGGAGGAAAGTAGTGTCAACACTGAGAACAAAGTTAAAGTAGACAAAGTTGAGAAGCGTCCTAACGCAAAAGTTACTAACGAAATAGAAAAGCCAGTGGAAGCTGTGGCAGAAATACAAATACCAAAGTCCGTAGAAACCATAGAAAAACGATCTACAATGGACGAGCAGCTTACTATCAATGTGCAGATGAATGCAGTTGTCAAAAAAGAAGTTGATCTGAAACGAGAAGAAATAGAATTACAGTCCGCACCAGAATTGTTGCATCTGCATACTTCGTCTGCGCAAATACCGGAGCGCGTTCATTCACCTGTTATCAATACACAACGTTCACCGTTGCATACTCAACAATATCAAGTTTTGCAATCACCGAATGTTCATAAGCAGCTATTGACTCCACATTCACACGGAGTACGTCCAAGTAGTGTGCACCAACATAGCACACATTCGTCAACTCtttctcaacaacaacaacaacagcaacaagaaCGAAGCATTGTGTTAACGCATGCTGGACACAACCCCAATCGCAATCCTTCCCCATCTCAAAGTCTGCACACGCAAAAAATGAGCCGTAACACCTCTCCGTCACCGACTGCACATTCACAACAAGCTAGTCATAACCACTCTCCATCGCAGATCATTCATTCGCAACAAATGAGCCACATTCCTTCATCGCAAGGAAATATTTCTCAGATGTACACAGTCAGGCAAAACCAGCAACCAACACGTCATCTAAGTCAACAACAAAGGCAATCGCATTCTCTCTCTGCGAGCCACCACCAGCTGTCGCCTCACCATCAACCTGTGTTCAATTTTGATTCCTCCGCCCAGCAGTTGCTTGACGTACGTCAGCAACAACACATCCACCAGCGATTATCACCTCACCCAATGAATTACCACGCATTAATTTCTCCAGTCAGCTCGCCGCATTTGCACGACATACCGCGTCAGCCTCACTTACAGGAGATTAGCCGGCAGACTCATTTACAAGATTTAAATCGACAGCCGCATATGCAAGATTTAAGTCGTCGCAGTCACTCTGAGTATGGTATGGTGTATGATCCCCATCAAGCGCATTAA